CATTTTTTGGTCTGGGTGATGACCTGTTCAGTGTCGATCATAAGGAGAATAAGGGTCCGGTTGAAATGATGGTCGAGACCTAAGGAACGGTTTACTGATAAGTTAAACAAGTCCATCAGGCAATGCTTGTCGCGTCGTTGTCGTTGTCGTTGTCGTAATCGTAATCGAGATTATCGTAGCGTTGCGGATTCTCTCGTACGCGAAGTGGCATCGCTTCTCCGATTACGATTTACGACAACGACAACGACAACGACAACGACAACGACCGCGACAACGACAACGACCGCGATAACGACAACGATTGTGTTCCGGAGTGTCCCATGGGCCACCTGCTGAGCGCCAAGTCTTCCCTGGTGCCCCTGATCGATCGTCTCAACCGCTACCCGATCGGACTCGTGGACAGCGCCAAACTCAGGGAGATCCTGGCCCTGCTGTTCACCGAACGCGAGGCCTTCGTCGCCTCCCGCTTCCCCCTGCACGAGGCGACCGCCGCCGAGCTCAGCGACCTGACCGGGATCGCACCCCCGCACCTGCGCCCGCTCCTGGAATCCATGGCCGACAAGGGCCTGGTGATGGACCTGCCCTACGGGGCCCAGACCTATTATCTGCTGGTCCCCGGCCTGATCGGCTTCATGGAGTTCACCTTCATGCGCCGCCGGCCCACCCTGACCGCCCCGGTCCCGGTTGCGGAGCTGGCCCGGCTCATGTCCGAGTATCTGCACGAGAACGGGCGGGCGGGGCAGGGCGGGGAGTTCTTCGGCAGCCCCACCCAACTCACCCGCGCCCTGGTCTACGCCGAGCATATCCCGGTCACCTCGCGCATCACCGCCTACGAGGATGCCCGCCGCATCATCATGGACGCCGACTACCGCGCCGTCACCCTCTGTTACTGCCGACACAAGAAGGAGCATCTGGGCGAGCCCTGCCGCAAGGGCGCCCCGGTCGAGGCGATCTGCATGGTGCTGGGCGAGGGCGCCCGCTTCCTGGTGCGCCGCGGCTTCGCCCAGGAGCAGGACCAGGCGGCGATGCTCGCCACCCTGGAGCGGGCGCGCGCCCTAGGCCTCACCCACGTCACCGACAACGTGCGCGAGCGCCCCAGCTTCATCTGCAACTGTTGCCGCTGCTGCTGCGAGCTGATGGCCGGGGTCCAGTCCGGCTTCAGCGACGGCATCGCCAAGACCCCCTTCCTCGCCGCCGTGGACCCGACCCGCTGCGACTATTGCGGCGAGTGCCTCAAGACCTGCAACGTCAAGTGCATCGGCCTGGCCGACGCCGCCCGCACCCTGCCCAAGCCGCAGCGCTGGGCCGCAGTCGACACCGCCACCTGTCTCGGCTGCGGGGCCTGCATCGCCGTCTGCAAACGCGGCGCCATCCAACTGGTGCCGCGCCCCCACCCCAAGACGCCGCCCAAGAACAAGGGCCGCCTCTTCGCCCGCATCCTGTGGGAGAAGG
The DNA window shown above is from Candidatus Thiodictyon syntrophicum and carries:
- a CDS encoding 4Fe-4S binding protein encodes the protein MGHLLSAKSSLVPLIDRLNRYPIGLVDSAKLREILALLFTEREAFVASRFPLHEATAAELSDLTGIAPPHLRPLLESMADKGLVMDLPYGAQTYYLLVPGLIGFMEFTFMRRRPTLTAPVPVAELARLMSEYLHENGRAGQGGEFFGSPTQLTRALVYAEHIPVTSRITAYEDARRIIMDADYRAVTLCYCRHKKEHLGEPCRKGAPVEAICMVLGEGARFLVRRGFAQEQDQAAMLATLERARALGLTHVTDNVRERPSFICNCCRCCCELMAGVQSGFSDGIAKTPFLAAVDPTRCDYCGECLKTCNVKCIGLADAARTLPKPQRWAAVDTATCLGCGACIAVCKRGAIQLVPRPHPKTPPKNKGRLFARILWEKGRLWPFIADRAKQQWRLLTRAARRP